The following DNA comes from Hemibagrus wyckioides isolate EC202008001 linkage group LG05, SWU_Hwy_1.0, whole genome shotgun sequence.
GGGTGTGACGGTTTCTCACACGAAGGATATGTGTCGTGCAAATATACCTGGAGAAATGATATTCTCATGCTAAGAGCTTCTCTACATATCTATTGTAACCCAAGCTAAATTTCCATTGTAGTCGTCTTACTGGTAAATGTGAAGTTCAGAGCAGGTTAATGATAGCGGTTTGCATTTCTACGTACTGTGTATAAACCATTTCCCAGTGTTTGTAACTGAATACTGTCAAAACCAGAAGTTAAATGGGGCTGGAATTCAAGGGGGCAGATTCTTTTCGAAACAATTTTGCGTAATAAATTAAACAACCTTGggataagtaaaaaaaaaatggggggaaaaacaatGGATAAATATTCAAAAGAAAACTcaagtaataaaacaaaatgaagtaaTCGTAACCCATTTGAGACTACAGTGTGatttatgtaaaagaaaaattattattattattattatcattatcattattattattaaatctagCTAGTGAAGGGATCACAGTAGGTTTTAAGTGTTGCTGTAAGCTGTTCCAtgttaaatttattatttatgcatttatgcaTTAAATTTCAAAccattttttcctgctcagTCCTAACTTGGGGAAGTTGAATATTGTCCTCTGAGCAAAGATTGTAATGTGCAAAAATGAAGGATAACAAATAAATAGTACATAGTTCCTCCATACtgacatactcactctcacattcatGCATATTAACAAAAACAGTGCTGAGCTCTGGTATTGTAATTGAAACTCATAGCATGGGATGACGAAATGaaatgatgattataataatgatataatgtcATAATTCTTTATCTCTTTAATCAAGGCAATTTGATGTCTCCTATTTACACCtgccagacataacattatgaccacttgcctaatattgtgttgttgcttcccccttttgctggcaaaacagtcatgcactgtgtattctgacacctttctatcagaaccagcattaccttcttcagcaatttgagcaacagtagctcgtctgttggatcggatcacacgggccagccttctctacccacgtgcatcagtgagccttgaccaccaaTGACCCTGTCACCCGTTCacaactgttccttccttggaccacttttgatagatactgaccactgcagaccgggaacaccccacaagagctgcagttttggagatgctctgatccagtggtctagccatcacaatttggccctttgtcaaactcgctcaaatccttacacttgtccatttttcctgcttctaacacatcaactttgaggacaaaatgttcacttgctgcctaatatatcccacccactaacaggtgccatgatgaggagatcatcagtcttattcacgtcacctgttggggtcataatgttatgcctgatcagtgtacattgacagtatattcattcattcctcttTATCCTCATCAGTGGATCTTGAGCTATTCCCAGTAACACAGCACAAGATTGGAGAATACACCCTGTTTGGGATTTTAGTCCTTTGCaggacaccatacacacacgcacacacctaggggcaatttttggaaaaaaaaaaataagcagatGGAAACCTGAGAACTTGCAAAAAcctgtatgtgttgtgtgatcaTGAAAAACTTCAGTCTTCAGTCTGATTTATTTTCAATACAAATGAATGtttttgcacacatgcactatatgcaatactatactatatgtAATGCAGTATCTGTAAtatgtgttgttttacgtatctctgcattttatttagcaCCATGATCCTGGATGTACTCTGTTTCCACTGCACCAGCTTCATATAGTTGAAATatcaataaaagcttcttgacttgaaaGTGTTTTAGTAACATTTTGACGCCAGATTGGGCAAACAGCAGTGCTTAGAACTCACATTTTCATGATATCTCAATCTACTACAGCCCAACAAATAAAACTGGTTTGTTGAAGTTAAGCCAGTCTACAAATCTTTACATCTGATTGCAGTATCAATGCATTATTACTGAGGAATCACCTAAAGTAAAGATAAAAACCCACCTCCCAGATATAAACAGAGAACACGAGGCACTTACATAAgtctttctgcctttctcaTCTTCATCAGCCTTGGTGCAGGAAGAAATCGACTCTTTCCATGACTGTAGCTTATTCTGGAATGCTTCAACCAGGGTCATACTAGTGCCACCTTTATTATTAGTAGATGAAAATCTGATGAAATTTTTGGACACATTAACGTTCCAACTCGAGCCAAGATCGTACGTGGGTTTTCTGGACTCTTGGGAGGAGTGAAATTTAAGATCTCACCTGTTCAACACCTACTAATCCCTGACACTCTACCCAACAAAATACCCTGACCTGCCATGGGGTTAGCTTTCCCAAAAGCTAGAATACGTCATAATCAAATTCTCCTCTTTTGATCGGATTTTCATTGGAACACCTACGTCACGCAGTTCCTTTTAggcttttacattttatttttgtgcttCTTTCTTGTATGGAGAACAGTAAAGATGAATGAAGCACAATTCTGAGAGGGTTGATTCAGAGAAAGGACAGAAAAGAAAGGACTGGGTGTGTTCCGCTACCGTTTAATGGACGCAGCGAACAAAAGCTAGCATTTAGAATGCACCCTATCTGCTCTGCTTTTCCTGTCCGTAATAACAAacaagagggagaaaaaaaaaagcagcaccTGCTCTAGAATTCCACTACATTTTCATACCAGTTAGAGTTAATGAACTCTCTCGCTGTGAAAAGTTTCAACGTGTTTAAAAAGCGATCGACTAAGCCACAATAATTGTACAGCAATCAGCAGCTTTCCAATcaatatttgttcattttatttattttattcacgacaatCCATCGGTCAACATGGAtaatctgtgtgtctgtatttaaaCATCATCTCAGTTCACAGGACAAaccaataacacaatacagatcTGACAAGAGGGCAAATATTATAAAGTAGATCCAGTAACACTAATCCAAACTCTGTTAAACACAGATACTGAACActtgaatgcaaaaaaaacatatacTTTTGGTGCATATACATTACAGAATCTCATATTGAAGGAAAtagtacacaaaaaaaaaacacacatgtatacatatcAATAATATGTAGTTAACAGAATGTTTAATATCCAATTAGCAGCAAACATGGCGTGTACCTTGATAGCTCTAGACACTTTTCCTCACAGCTCTATACCACCTGTGATACCGTAATAGAAACCTGTAATACACTACAAGGTGGTGTCAGTGGTTCGAAGCAAAAGGTTTGCTTCAGCTACCTGCTTTGAATCttaaaaaccaaacaaatcCAGCATTTCCTCCAAAGCCTCCATCCCAGAGCAATGGCACACAGCGTGATTGACAGGCGAGCAGAGACGCCCCcttgttctgattggttggatccACATCGTTTGCTCTGTAGCTGGTTTATAGGAGTCAAAGAGACTCGGAGATGTTGGACTGTGAAAAGTAGTTCACTAAATATTGCCCTAAAACCACATACCCAAGCTGCTACTCATGTTACACATGGACAACCTTGGGTCATTTTGATCTTTCAAGCTAAATGTTAGCCACTTTTGTGCTGTCTTTGGCCTGGCGCATTCCGTACAGCCACTTGATCACCCGTGCATTTCTTTCAATGACTGAAACACCATAGCTGGGCTTCTCATCTTTGGCTGATTCCTCCTCCTCGTCTTCACCCCCCTCCCCTTCAGAGCACTCGGACGCAGGAGCGCTAGCACTACGCAGACGTGAGATGGATGCAATATCAGAACCAGGCGTCAGGTCTTGGAAGTCTGATGGTTCAAGGCCACAGTAGTTAAAGAAACGTTCGACTTCGGCCCCAGCGCGGGAGAACCGGTCGCTCACGTCAGATTTGGAGCGTGTTAGCGAGCGTCGTTTCCTGGAGCAAACTGAGGACTTGTGGGTGACAGCAGGAGATGATGGTAGGAGGGGTTCCTGAGCTGAGGTGGGAGGCACTGCTTTTGGAGATTTATCCGGGGATGGTAAGGCAGGTGATTGTGGTTCGGAAGAGAACGGTGAACTCAGAACTGGGGTAACAGGGGATTTCACAGGGCTGGTGAGGTTCATGATGTCATGTCGGCTTTTGACTGGCTGAAGCGGTTGTGGTGGAGAGGAAGTCTGAGTGTACGGCCTGAGCAGCTGCAAAAGCTGCGAGTGGACGCGCTGCCCAGGGAGCTGTGCTCGGCATGGCTTTCTCATCTGTGGCATGACTACCTGAGGCCTCACATCAACTCGCCGTACTGTTACTGAATAAGACCCATTGGCTGCAACACTGTCTCCTGATATTTTCTTTTGTGCTGTTGGAGATGAACCGGATTTGACAAAAGACTCTTCGCCTGCAGTCCAGGAGGGCATCTGAGAGGCACTGCCTGCTGCAAAATCTTGACCTTTTCCAGGCTTTTCACTCTTGGGTGGTGCAGCTGTATCAGAGACCCCATTAATCAGGCTACTCAGGTGTTCTAAGTTAAAAGGTGGGGCTTCAGGTTTAGAGAAGACATTAGCAGCCACTTTGCGGGTCGGTTGTGGTGCACCTGACCGAAGCTGTGCACTGGAGGGCATTAAGGGCTTTCGGATGACTGGCAGCTGCTTGTTCAGTGCCACTTGCTGACTCTTAACATACTTTGCCTTGTCAGCCTCCAGGCGCTCCACGGCACTCGGTTTTCGCGGTCCCAGTGAGGAGTCTGAACTTTCGGGAGGCTTCGCTATCCGCCGTGGAGACAGCCCAAGAGTGTCCACCGACATAACGGTAGTTTTTTCAGCAAACGGCTCTCCTTTTCTCCTGTTACTGCTTTGCATAAATGCAGGCAAACAGGGCCTGCAGGCAGCAGAGACGGGGTAATACAGGTCTCTGaggtctgtctgtatctgcacaaacaaatacaagagaaccattaaaaaaaaaaagagtagaaggtaGGTATGAAAGTAGGTTTTCTATCACTAGTCCATCATTTCCATTCAGTCCACCACTACATAAATTCAAGCAAACCACAAAAAAAGATCATTTGGtgaggaaaatgtaaaaataaaataaaaccttgcAAAAGCTTTTCCTTCAATGATCACAACACAGTGTGACAGTGGTCTTGCTGCAATAGGGTTTGCTTTAAGATAACACGGAACCTTTGCGCAAGGTGCGCCCACTGCACTCTTATAActacagtctctagagtttacacagagcagtgcaaaaaaaaacaaaagacaggGACAGAATGGGATGGTGGGAGAGGTCTGGGGAGAGTGGTCAGGCTGCTCGGAGTTAATAAGaaagcacaacacacagaaaCTTAAGGAAggtgagctacaacagcagaggaTCATATCGGGTTCTGCTCTGATCAGCCAAcaacagaaatctgaggctgcagtggacaCAAATTCACCCAGACTAGACAGATGAAGAATTTGTAATGTGACTTCAAACTTTCTTATTTAATGCAAATATTGAgtctctgttaaaaaaaaagaaaaaagaaaaagattttacataaatctacacacacgagtatagagacacacacagacatacatgtaCACAGACGCAcatatagagacacacacacagacatacaaacgcacacatgtacacagatatacatggcacagacacacacacagacacacacagacagataaacagacacacacaccgacagacacatacatacaccgaCATATACATAAAGATGTAGACAAACATACACCCACACgtacagatggacagagacacgtacacacagacaggtacacaaatgcacagacagacacgtacacacagacaagtacatacacacagatgtacatgtacgcgcacacagacatatatacacacagacgcagacacgtacacacacacacacacacacagacatgtacacaaatacacagacaccTACATACAGAAAGACGTTCACATAgagacacgtacacacagacaagtacatacacacagatgtacacgtacatgcacagacacacacacacacacatttcggTGGCCATCAAAAATTCAGTAGGGCCAGCCATGCCTGTTTGACTGAATGCATAAACCTGATCTTGCTTCACCACTGAAAATTGAACACTTATAGCAGCACTTTATGATAACATCTACTGAACAACACAAGAAAATCTCATAGAATTGATGTACTTGATAGTGTGAAGTGCTACTTGTACGTTCCACCTACATTACAGGAAGGAATGCAGCGTGGGTTTCAGAAAGAGGGAACATGATCCCCAGCTACACAGCTCTGGCAGCTTGACTGAGAGCTCAGTGTGCGTGGGCTTGTTAATAAATGCTAACTTAGTTACTCTGGACAGCGAGGGGGCCTCTGCTACTTATACAGTATTAGTGTCTGGCACGTGGTCAAGCATGTTTGCCTTTTCTTTCACATTCAAGCCAAAGGGTAAAACgagctttctttctcttccaccCTCACTATCTGTAAACCATGCCATCACTTTCATCTGGTCTTTCTACTGTATATCATTATCTCACCTAATCTTCCTTGTAGAGGCCCCATCCCCCTCTCCACCATCCCTCTCTCCGGCCTTCTCCCTCCTTTCTACTgcacaagaagcaagatatttCTAGACCTAATGTGATTATGTTGAAAGCAAAGGCTGGATAAAAATTCGAGATAGATTTCTGTGGAATGATAAGACTTGTCTCTACACGATCCTGTGTAAGAGTAAAAGGCACTGGGCTGACAGATGGACAAACATTCAGGATATAACAGCAGCACAAGACAGTTGATAAAAGTTTACAGTTGAATTTGTTAAGGTTTCTGCCACTCTTAAGAGTTCATCTTGTTGGCGTAAAAGTTTTAACAggacagagaaaagaaacaacacagtcacacacacacacactattgctcacacatacacacctttacagactcacctgtgtgtgtagctgacTGCTTACAGATCCAGGAATGTCTCACACTCTTGCGGTGAAGTGAAATATGTTACAAACTACAGCTAaacaatgtgagtgtgtgtgagtgtgtgtgtccatataTAAGCATGTGTGTATACTTGCAAAAGCAAGAAAGCAACTAGACAAACCTGTTTGCCCTTTGTAGTTCCTCATTTACCCCGCCCCCCTTCATGACGTGTCCAATCAGACGCACCCGCCCACTCCAGGAAGTATTACAGGTCATATGACCAGCCTGTGGGCTACCTCAAATCTCCTCCTCTTGACctctctgttcttttctttctcgaATTTAAAAGGAAAgctagaaacaaacaaataatgaataaacaagtaaataaatgatatcagtgaagaaacaaataacaaacacaaacactttacactttacataATCACTTTACATGTACATCTATACaggaaaagtaaataaacaaacgaacaaataaataaacaatctgcaagtacataaacaaacagacaaataagtaacaaataaataaatggtacaAATATGTAAGAAAATCTGtatatgcataaataaataaattcagaaaaaaacccataaaattaataaagtagaaataaagaattaaataaagacaTGAACAGACTAagaatcaaataaacaaataagtaaatatataaatgaaaaaataaacaaatcaaacaaacaaataaatagaataagtGAAtagatattaatttaatttaatttaatttaatttaatttaatttaatttaatttaatttaatttaatttaatttaattttattttattttatttaattttattttattttattttattttattttattttatttatttatttatttatttatttatttatttatgtatgagGCAGATAAAAGCCAATCAAGTACTTATCTACGCCCTCTAAAATAAAACTACCAAACTGTACTTTCTCTTGTCCTTGGTGTGGTACGATCAAGAGTACCTCTTTTGTAGTTTGTAATTTTTATCCCTATAAAAAGTGAATTAAATTGTATTACATTTAGAGCTTTGATCTAAAAGCTACTTAAAGGCCCAACACATGTGCATTCCCAAGTATTTCCTTGATGGTATCACCCAGTAACAAAGTACAGAAGGCACAGATGCCTAGCTTTCTTTAGAAGATTGTATAGTTACACATGTATAAAGGACACGCTGTCTGCTCACGGTGAATTACGCTTTGCTTTTTTCATCTCTGATCTCACCTGGGAAAATCCCTGTGCTTCTGGAAGTCAGTAGACATACTTCCACCTATCGGTGATATGGAGCTATGCACAATATTGTGTGTCCTTGAGCCCAGATGGTGATAAAACCCAGCCTGAGACATCCCAACCTTTAATCAGTAACTAATAAGCCTGAACTTTTCCCCTTCCCTTTGTAGATTAAAGCTGTGGACACACTACGAACAGAGGCGTGTTATGAGTGTTAATGGTCAAACCAGCACTGCATTGCTCTAACACTGAGCTGTAAAGCTGTAAAGGACTGGATATTTACTCGAAATTGCACTGCATTGTGGCAGTAAAGGGAATTTACAGGAATTCCCAGAGAAATATTTcaatagaaatgtatatataacTTTTGTATAACGGATTTTATTATAGAATTGAAACTGCACGTCAGCACAGACATCCTAGTAAAGAATAATGTACAGAAATAAGCAAAGCTAAATCTTTCTGGTTCTTTAACGGATTAACTGAAAGGTCTATTAAGCTCAGAGAGTGATAAAATACTTTGGCATTTACACAATTCGTTTTCCATTGAAAGATTTGAAGCTGGTTTCTTATTGTGAATGGTGAGACATGAAATGCAAGAATGAGTCATTTGAGAGCCAAAAGAGGTGACTCTTTTTGTTAATGATTTGACTCAGTAGAAAGAACGGGAATTTACTGCTTTAGTTCACTCACCTCAGTCTGATCATTTTACAGTAATGCCTTCAGTGACTCAGGCTTTAGAGACACCGGAGGCTGAAAATTATTAGCAGAAGGACATTTCCCAAAACAAATGCTGACTTTTTCCTGCCCAAAATGCATCTGGCTTTTATATGTACCCTTTATCACATTATATTCATAACCACTACCCTTTatcagtggtggttcaagtggttaaggctctgggttgttgatcagaggatcagggttcaagccccagcagcaccaagctccactgttcagcaattgagcaaggcccttaaccgtcCCTGCTCCAtagggtgctgcatcatagctgcccctgcgctctgaccccaacttcctcagctgggatacgtgaagaaaagaattccactgtactgtaatgtatgtgtggcgataataaaagcttcttgccCCCTCAGTTCATTCATCAATAAATGCATCCTTCACCAATTAtcaccagttcatcacaaaAACAAGCTAGAAAACAGCATCCATAACAAATCAGGCACAAACATGGTGAATGTTCAAGTGGTTTATTTTCACCTATGCAAAAAAAAGGCTACTTGAAATAAACTTGTATTCTCTGATAAAAATGAGcgttttttttagaaaaacttAAGATATCTAAAGCAATATTCACAGGAGCGTAAAAGCGGCACCGTCACCCGCGTGCATAACAAATAATATCGTAATTTACATCTTTTTATTGTCTTTCAATGTTCTATGTTTGGAGCTGGAAAATCCGGAAAGCGTAAATGTTTCTGTTCCATATCATGGTCCAAGTCGTGCATGAAGAACTGATTGGAACACTGAGAACTCTTGTGTAGCTCAGACACAGGGTTATTATCTCCACGAAGCACCTTCTGAAGATGATCAGCTTGTTTGGATGAAATAAGACAGTTTCAATGCCTGATATAAATCTGGATTATTTCAGTTTAGTGTTTCATGGCGCCTCAGGGCAAGGTTTCAATCTCAGAACCAAACACCAGGAGAGTTTTCATGTACATGTTTACTGCATGTTTATGTAATCAACATGTAGATCTTACACGCTGagcgatacacacacacagtgtgtttccAGAATGTTCTTCAAGCCAGGCAGCTTTATCTCTCCGTGTGCATTTTTCCCTGCATTACCGGCCTCATTCAAATGATCCCAGTCCCACATGTTCTAGACTAATATGAACAGAATTGGGttattaagagtgtgtgtttcgCTACGGACAAGAGATTTTCctgctcaaacacaccactttGGCAGAAGTCATGAGCTGTGTTTCTTTAGTATCAAGTAATGGAAGTCTATCTCTATTTAAAATCTTGCTTGCTTTTTCATTAACGTCACACAGTGTGTTAACACAAGATCTAGTTAATACTTCCGTGTCTTACACAGATGAGGGTCTGCCCGAATTCATGCACATAGGCATCAGTGTGGCAAACAGAGGAagaaggggggtggggggtgggaaTGAAAGTATGTTgcactgaagaaaagaaaatggacaGACAAGACAAAAAAGTGCTGGACTCCTTTTCCaataaagttatatatatatatatatatatatatatatatatatatatatatatatatatatatatatatatatatatatatatatatatatatgcatatacataaACATCTGGTTCAAAAATCTGAGATCACCTGGAAAATTTTTGTTCAattaaatatacaccgatcaggaataacattatgaccacctgcctaatattgtgttgccaaaacagcccagaCCCTTCGAGAtatagactccactagatccctgaaggtgtgctgtggtatctggcaccaaaatgttagcagcagatacttTAAGTCTTCTAAgttacaacttacaggacttacagtatatttttaatagatactgaccactgcagaccgggaacaccccacaagagctgcagttttggagatgctctgatccagtcgtctagccatcacaatttggcccttgtcaaactcgctcaaatccttacgcttgcccatttttcctgcttctaacacatcaactttgaggataaaatgttcacttgctgccaaatatatcccacccactaacaggtgccatgatgaggagatcatcagtcttattcacttcacctctcactgctcataatgttatgcctgattggtgtacattgagttttctaaataaaacaagaaatgCTTAATCTCTAAATATTCAAATCAATTTAAAATTTTCGATGATACTCCAATGTTCTTGATCTTGTTTTTCCACAAACCGTACCAAATCCTAATTAACTCTGACATTATTGTACAGTCTACTTAAGTCATTTCATTACACTTCAGTCATTTCACTGAAGTTGTTATGCTGATAATATCATttgtaataacatttttttggCAGACTTTACTGCAATTCTGGTAACTCTTACTGTTATACCAACAAATAAGCCTTGATAACAGGGGAAGTGATGCAAAAGATTTTTTGGTTTGCTGAACCTCTCcgcaaaattattttattttgcatttgttaGTTTCCATCTGTTTTAAAACAGTTAATCATCAGGTCATTACTAGCTGTTTTGGTGTGCAGCTTTTTCACTTGGTTATTAAGCAGGCGTGTTCAAGCAGGAAAATTAAGAAAATTCACTTTAAACTCGGACATGAATGCCTGAAACATCAGTTCACTAAGCATGAATCGGCACAGATTCCTCCATCATTCTTTCCCTTAAGACAATATGCAGTTTTTGTCCTTGTCTTTGTCCTTCGCACTGAGACTCtgtgtcctcctcctcctcagactCCCTCTCTTGGCTTTCCCCTCCgtatctcctctctctccctcactctctttttcccccGTCAGCTGAGGAGGTAGAGGAATGCGCTGGCCGAGGAAGAAGCCCTCTTCTTCTGAGTCGGAGGAGGACGAACAGGTGGAGCAGGAGTCCTCGTGTCTGTAGCGGGTGGAGTGAAGCGTCAAGCGGGAATTTCCATCTTCGGGGGAGGTGATGGAGTGTGGACGTGaggcatgctctctctctcctcctctccactccagAGTGTCTAGACGAGGTCTGTCGCGTCTGGGCCGACGGAAGTGTTTCTCAGTGCCCAGGTGGAGGGGGGAGTCCGAGACCAGGCGGCTTCGTCCGGTTGGACTTGGACATCCCTGACGGAAGCTGCGACGGTACGCGCCGTctaagaagaagagaagaagctGTTAGTGTTTTGTGCTCCTCTGTTTAAAATGCACAaccatatttttatatacacaagatttcaaaagttaaaagttttgttttatttttataaattgtCATTACCCAAAAGATCCATCTGAGGTGGCATTCCAGCTCGCAGGTGTAGTCTGCGTCCCAAGCCCCCATCagcttcatcttcctcttcttcctgctCAAGCtcattttcctcttttctctccatttcaACCCCAACCTCCTCTACCTCctcgtcctcatcctcctccactGAATAGCTGGAGCTGATCGGCTCCCTGAAGCTGACCCTGGCTGTGCTGCTTCGCCCAAATTGGGCTGGAGGGGGCGAGGGGTGGGGCTCATCGGGTGGGGACAGGATTGGTAAATTATCGGGGCCAATAAAGACAgggggtggaggtggtgggAAAAAGTCTGTGTCTTCTAGGGAGTCAACCTCGGGTGAAGGGTGGGGCTGAGGAAGATTTTCTAAAGATGTAAAATGGAGTGAAAATCAGACAATGTGAATGTGTAGGTTTGGATAATTTGCTTATATTTGATCAttcttttgtatgtgtgtgtacctgagctACTCTCCAGTGTCCCAGTGTCCTTTGCTGTCGAGGTTCCTCTGGAAGTACAGCTTGGTGGAAAAGGCCCGAATTCAGCGTATCCGTTCAGCTCCACCGTGTACTCCAACCCTGAGTGCTCCTCCTTGTTTGAGCAGTCCGAGTTTAACAGCGGCCCCCAACCATTGGCCAAGGAAGGAGAATATGAGCTTTGAGAGTGAACATGTCCATaaggtggaggtggagggcGGCCATTTTGTAAATGGAAAAGTGAAGTGTGGACGCCTGACGAACGAGACGGAACAAAATACTTTAATGGTGAACAATTTGTCTGCATGCAAAGATAAAATCACTTTACAGCAAtgacatcactttttttttttttacggaaCAAAATGTAGATCTGATGTTTCTTTGCGTAAAAAATAAACCGGTACTGGTTATGCTTCATACCTCTGCTTTCTGATAAAGGGGATGATTTGGTTGCGGTGGACAGTTTAGCAGTTGCAGTGGTGAGATTGCTGCCTTCTGGTGGCCACAGAGGAGAATTGCGTTCTTGCTGCTGTTGATGTACGAGTTTGTGTGAGGTCGCTTTACACTGCAGGGCCGAGTCACAGGAGTCAGAGTTATTGGGGTCTTCTCCAAGAGAGCAGGGTCGGGAACAGAAGATGAGTCCCCTGCGGGGGAGGAAGGGTTTGCCCAGCAGGGGCAACTGACAGCGGGCACAACAAAAACACGCCTCGGATGCGTGCCAGTGCTGCCCCTCGTACGTCATCTGCCCCTGATCTATACCTGCAAATAAAACAGTAACATGTAACTGCCAgcaaatacatttaatatatacgcttattatatgaatataaaatgcaaatgaaatataGAAAAGCATATAacctatacactgatcaggcataacattatgagcactgacaggtg
Coding sequences within:
- the prickle3 gene encoding prickle planar cell polarity protein 3-B isoform X1, with translation MFTRGSKKRRSNRSQEEDPDRGQPCMRCGEQCPGLRMHGWRKICVHCKCVREEHAVRSVPGQLEKMMMKLVSDFQRHSISDDDSGCASEEYAWVPPGLKPEQVYQYFSCIPEDKVPYVNSPGERYRIKQLLHQLPAHDSEPQYCNSLDEEEKKELRLFSQQRKRENLGRGIVRLFPVTMTGAICQQCGRQIYGGDIAVFASRAGHGTCWHPQCFQCATCSELLVDLIYFYQDGHIYCGRHHAERIKPRCQACDEIILADECTEAEGRHWHMRHFCCFECETALGGQRYIMRESRPYCCTCYESLYAEYCDTCGEHIGIDQGQMTYEGQHWHASEACFCCARCQLPLLGKPFLPRRGLIFCSRPCSLGEDPNNSDSCDSALQCKATSHKLVHQQQQERNSPLWPPEGSNLTTATAKLSTATKSSPLSESRGVHTSLFHLQNGRPPPPPYGHVHSQSSYSPSLANGWGPLLNSDCSNKEEHSGLEYTVELNGYAEFGPFPPSCTSRGTSTAKDTGTLESSSENLPQPHPSPEVDSLEDTDFFPPPPPPVFIGPDNLPILSPPDEPHPSPPPAQFGRSSTARVSFREPISSSYSVEEDEDEEVEEVGVEMERKEENELEQEEEEDEADGGLGRRLHLRAGMPPQMDLLDGAYRRSFRQGCPSPTGRSRLVSDSPLHLGTEKHFRRPRRDRPRLDTLEWRGGEREHASRPHSITSPEDGNSRLTLHSTRYRHEDSCSTCSSSSDSEEEGFFLGQRIPLPPQLTGEKESEGERGDTEGKAKRGSLRRRRTQSLSAKDKDKDKNCILS